The following are encoded together in the Pedobacter sp. D749 genome:
- a CDS encoding 50S ribosomal protein L25/general stress protein Ctc, with protein sequence MKTIAISGSPRENVGKRDAKELRYEGKVPAVLYGGKEQQHFAVVIADLRDVIYTPDVNFVEIDVNGTKTKAIVKDTQFHPLTDVLMHIDFLQLFDEKEIVMEIPVKLTGTSPGVKMGGKLIQKLRKLRVKALPANMPQNVEVSLEKLEVGSLSRVRDLKGDKYVITNTPEDTIVSVAMSRALKQAETEAAKGKK encoded by the coding sequence ATGAAAACAATCGCAATTAGCGGTTCTCCAAGAGAGAACGTAGGGAAACGCGATGCCAAGGAACTTCGTTACGAAGGTAAAGTTCCGGCGGTATTGTATGGTGGAAAAGAGCAACAACACTTTGCTGTAGTTATTGCTGACTTAAGAGATGTTATTTATACCCCGGATGTAAACTTTGTGGAGATTGATGTTAACGGTACTAAAACTAAAGCTATCGTAAAAGACACTCAATTTCACCCACTTACCGACGTATTAATGCACATCGATTTTCTTCAGTTATTTGACGAGAAAGAAATCGTTATGGAGATCCCGGTTAAATTAACAGGAACTTCTCCAGGTGTTAAAATGGGGGGTAAATTAATCCAGAAATTACGTAAACTACGTGTTAAAGCATTACCAGCTAACATGCCACAAAACGTAGAAGTAAGCTTAGAGAAATTAGAAGTTGGTAGTTTATCTCGTGTTCGTGACCTTAAAGGTGATAAATACGTAATCACTAACACTCCTGAAGATACTATCGTTTCTGTTGCAATGTCTAGAGCATTAAAA
- a CDS encoding ribose-phosphate pyrophosphokinase, with the protein MPLQFNPVKLFSGTGSKGLSLKIAEHYGKPLGSVTIHKFSDGEFQPSFDESIRGSDVFLIQSTYQPSDNLMELLLMVDAAKRASAHYITAVVPYYGLARQDRKDKPRVAIGAKLVANLLKSAGIHRIMTMDLHAAQIQGFFDIPVDHLDGSVIFVPYIKSLGLKNLTIASPDMGGSYRARTFAKFFNAEVIICDKRRKRANEIESMSIIGDVTGQDVVLIDDICDTAGTLSKAAALIMENGAASVRAVCTHAVLSGKAIETVENSVLTELIVTDTIPLKQESPKIRVLSTASLFARAIANVNEHGSISDLFRV; encoded by the coding sequence ATGCCATTGCAGTTTAACCCGGTAAAGCTTTTTTCCGGAACAGGTTCTAAAGGATTATCACTTAAGATTGCCGAGCACTACGGCAAGCCACTTGGTAGCGTAACCATTCACAAATTCAGTGATGGAGAGTTTCAACCTTCCTTTGATGAGTCAATCCGTGGTAGTGATGTTTTTCTAATCCAGTCTACTTATCAGCCAAGCGATAATTTAATGGAGCTTTTGCTAATGGTTGATGCTGCTAAAAGAGCATCTGCACATTATATTACGGCAGTTGTTCCTTATTATGGTTTAGCACGTCAGGATAGAAAAGATAAACCGCGTGTAGCAATCGGTGCCAAATTGGTGGCTAACTTATTGAAATCAGCAGGTATTCACCGCATCATGACGATGGATCTACATGCTGCACAGATACAGGGCTTCTTTGATATTCCGGTTGATCACTTGGATGGATCGGTAATCTTTGTGCCTTATATCAAAAGCCTGGGCTTAAAAAACTTAACTATCGCATCGCCAGATATGGGCGGTTCGTATAGGGCACGTACTTTTGCGAAATTTTTTAATGCTGAAGTAATTATTTGTGATAAACGCCGTAAACGTGCCAACGAAATCGAATCGATGTCGATTATCGGTGATGTGACCGGACAGGATGTGGTATTAATCGATGATATTTGCGATACAGCCGGAACCTTATCAAAAGCTGCGGCTTTGATTATGGAAAACGGTGCAGCAAGTGTAAGGGCAGTTTGTACACATGCTGTATTATCAGGAAAAGCGATAGAAACGGTAGAAAATTCGGTATTAACCGAACTGATCGTTACGGATACAATTCCATTAAAACAGGAAAGTCCGAAAATCAGGGTATTAAGCACAGCCAGTTTATTTGCAAGGGCAATTGCCAATGTAAATGAACACGGGTCGATTAGTGATCTGTTTAGGGTTTAG
- a CDS encoding DUF2723 domain-containing protein: MNYSRINTIGGWLCFSIAALTYILTLDQSVSFWDCGEFISSAFRMEVVHQPGAPIVSMIQRLFSVFAFGDKTKVAYFINIASALASAGTILFLFWTITALAKKTVIKKGEEISKQQITGIMGAGLVGALAYAFSDSFWFSAVEAEVYAMSSLCSAIVFWGILKWESQADEPKADRWLLFVAYIMGLSIGVHILNLLTIPALIFVYYFKKNPSPSWQSVIKIFFVSISTLAVVQFGLIQYVVSLAASFDYFFVNTMNLGFGSGILFFAVLLIGGLVYGIRYSILKNKRALNLVLLFTVLLLFGYSSFALLVIRAQAKPNLNNYNVDNVFSLSRYLGRDQYGDRPLLYGENYNSEKTGIEETGKIIRKGDKKYEPAGTKSAYVFADKTLLPRMYSDKPEHVRFYKSYMGFDDEHKPTLIDNLKYLFSFQTGQMYMRYFMWNFVGRQDNEDGQFGGKDGNWLSGVKPLDAIRLGSQKNLPPSIVENKAYNRFFFLPLIIGLIGAVWHFKRNQKDAGIIGLLFIFTGIAIVVYLNSVPIEPRERDYAYVGSFYAFAIWIGLGVFGLKDFIFQKLTPTRASIFASVIALFGAPILMANQGWDDHDRSDSHVARDMSVNYLKSCAPNAILFTYGDNDTYPVWYAQEVENIRPDVRVVNLSLFTADWYIDGMRKKQNESAPLPITLKHEQYVEGTRDIMYYQDYKIAQHIELQEILDVLLSDHDEDKVTMTDGSKYNVLPAKNLKLAVNPQQVLDTGTVPKEDAGKIASSMEWTFNQNYVTKGTLALFDILMHNNWKRPIYFTGGMPDEQYVGLNKYLYSEGLNKRLLPLKPDTAITEDYERINIKPLYKNLMNVYGFGNIKNANYLDRQSADDVTMLSNMFNGLLTGLINEGKIAESKNVANKYFEVIPAKFYSMRQVMSTYYFTENLYRLNDLNRANAMIKKTADYVGKELIHLADVSESKSQLSSEQDVRFYLGYLGQMVKLTEAFKQGALSKNLEKQYNDLITRFTPFATG, from the coding sequence ATGAATTACTCAAGGATCAACACCATTGGAGGCTGGCTCTGCTTTAGCATTGCCGCACTCACGTACATCTTAACTTTAGATCAATCCGTAAGTTTCTGGGACTGTGGCGAATTCATCTCCTCAGCCTTCCGAATGGAGGTAGTGCATCAGCCTGGCGCTCCAATAGTTTCCATGATTCAAAGGTTATTTTCGGTATTCGCTTTTGGCGATAAAACTAAAGTAGCCTACTTTATCAATATTGCTTCGGCCCTTGCAAGCGCAGGAACCATTTTGTTTTTATTCTGGACTATTACAGCTTTAGCAAAGAAAACAGTAATTAAAAAAGGTGAAGAAATTAGCAAACAGCAAATCACCGGCATTATGGGTGCCGGTTTGGTTGGGGCTTTGGCTTATGCATTTTCTGACAGTTTCTGGTTTTCGGCTGTAGAGGCTGAGGTTTACGCCATGTCGTCGCTTTGCAGTGCCATTGTATTTTGGGGTATCTTAAAATGGGAATCGCAGGCTGATGAACCAAAAGCAGACCGATGGTTACTTTTTGTAGCCTATATTATGGGGCTTTCTATCGGTGTGCATATTTTAAACCTGCTTACCATTCCTGCATTAATATTTGTTTATTACTTTAAAAAGAATCCATCGCCAAGCTGGCAAAGTGTTATAAAAATATTTTTTGTTTCCATTTCGACTTTGGCTGTAGTACAATTTGGCTTAATCCAATACGTGGTATCGCTTGCAGCAAGCTTCGATTACTTTTTTGTAAATACCATGAACCTTGGCTTTGGTTCGGGTATATTGTTTTTTGCTGTTTTATTGATCGGAGGCCTGGTGTATGGCATCCGTTATTCCATCCTTAAAAACAAAAGGGCTTTAAATCTGGTCCTGTTATTCACTGTACTACTTTTATTTGGATACAGTTCTTTTGCGTTATTGGTTATCAGGGCACAGGCCAAACCTAATCTGAACAATTATAATGTGGATAATGTATTCTCACTTTCGAGGTACCTGGGTCGCGACCAATATGGCGACAGGCCTTTACTTTATGGGGAGAATTACAATTCAGAAAAAACTGGCATTGAAGAAACGGGCAAAATTATCCGTAAAGGCGACAAAAAATACGAACCGGCCGGTACAAAATCGGCATATGTTTTTGCTGATAAAACTTTACTGCCACGCATGTACAGCGATAAACCCGAACATGTAAGATTTTACAAAAGCTATATGGGTTTTGATGATGAACATAAACCTACACTTATCGATAATTTAAAATATCTATTCTCTTTCCAGACCGGACAGATGTATATGCGTTATTTTATGTGGAATTTTGTAGGCCGGCAGGATAACGAAGATGGACAGTTTGGCGGAAAAGATGGCAATTGGCTTAGTGGAGTAAAACCATTGGATGCCATCAGGCTTGGCAGTCAAAAAAACCTCCCACCATCAATTGTAGAAAATAAAGCATACAATAGATTTTTCTTCTTGCCATTAATTATTGGTTTAATTGGTGCCGTTTGGCACTTTAAACGAAACCAAAAAGACGCAGGTATCATCGGCTTGCTATTTATTTTTACTGGTATTGCTATTGTAGTTTACCTAAACTCAGTTCCGATTGAGCCGCGTGAAAGGGATTATGCCTATGTGGGTTCGTTTTATGCTTTTGCAATCTGGATTGGCTTAGGAGTATTTGGATTAAAGGATTTTATTTTCCAAAAACTAACGCCAACACGCGCAAGTATTTTCGCATCAGTCATTGCCTTGTTTGGAGCCCCAATTCTAATGGCCAACCAGGGCTGGGACGATCATGACCGTTCTGATAGCCACGTAGCGAGGGATATGTCTGTCAATTATCTAAAATCGTGCGCACCCAATGCCATCTTATTTACTTATGGTGATAACGATACTTATCCGGTTTGGTATGCACAGGAAGTAGAAAATATCCGTCCGGATGTGCGCGTGGTGAATTTAAGTTTATTTACAGCCGATTGGTACATCGATGGGATGCGAAAAAAGCAAAATGAATCAGCCCCCTTGCCTATTACGCTAAAGCATGAACAATACGTTGAAGGCACGAGGGATATTATGTACTATCAGGATTATAAGATTGCACAGCATATTGAGTTACAGGAAATTTTAGATGTGCTTTTATCTGATCACGACGAAGATAAAGTAACCATGACAGATGGTTCTAAATACAATGTGCTGCCAGCCAAAAACCTTAAACTGGCGGTGAATCCGCAGCAGGTTTTGGATACCGGAACCGTACCCAAAGAGGATGCAGGCAAAATTGCGAGCAGTATGGAATGGACATTTAACCAAAATTACGTAACCAAAGGTACGCTGGCTTTATTTGACATTTTAATGCATAACAATTGGAAACGACCGATTTATTTTACCGGAGGCATGCCAGATGAGCAATACGTAGGATTGAACAAATACCTTTATTCGGAAGGATTGAACAAAAGGCTGCTTCCATTAAAACCAGATACAGCCATTACAGAAGATTATGAGCGCATCAACATTAAACCTTTGTACAAGAATCTGATGAATGTATATGGTTTCGGCAACATTAAAAATGCCAACTATTTAGACAGGCAATCTGCTGATGATGTAACCATGTTGTCGAATATGTTTAATGGCTTATTAACTGGCTTGATAAACGAAGGTAAAATTGCAGAGAGCAAAAACGTGGCAAATAAATATTTTGAGGTAATTCCGGCTAAATTTTACAGTATGCGCCAGGTAATGAGCACCTATTATTTTACTGAAAACCTGTATCGGTTAAATGATTTGAACCGAGCCAATGCAATGATCAAAAAAACTGCTGACTATGTAGGTAAGGAACTCATCCACCTGGCTGATGTTTCGGAAAGCAAAAGTCAGTTGTCATCAGAGCAGGATGTTCGTTTCTACCTTGGTTATTTGGGGCAAATGGTAAAATTAACTGAGGCTTTTAAGCAAGGTGCGTTGAGTAAAAATCTCGAAAAACAATATAACGATCTAATCACCAGGTTTACGCCGTTCGCAACGGGTTAG